The following proteins are co-located in the Lagenorhynchus albirostris chromosome 2, mLagAlb1.1, whole genome shotgun sequence genome:
- the TLCD4 gene encoding TLC domain-containing protein 4: MDTNTILVISAGFTSFFTFQLLFHFVSYWFSAKVSPGFNNLNFEKKIEWNSRVVSTCHSLVVGVIGLYIFLFDEATIADPLWGDPSLVKVNIAIASGYLISDLLILIWYWKVIGDKYFIIHHCTALYAYYFVLRDGVLGYIGNFRLLAELSSPFVNQRWFFEALKYPKFSKANVINGILMTVVFFIVRIASIPPFYGYIYSVLGTEAYLRLGFLIQCSWISTCVVLDVMNVMWMIKISKGCIKVISLIRQEKAKKSLQNGKLD; this comes from the exons ATGGATACCAACACCATATTGGTCATCAGCGCTGGTTTTACCAGCTTTTTCacctttcagcttcttttccactttgtaaGTTATTGGTTTTCAGCAAAAGTTTCTCCAGGTTTTAATAATCTCAACTTTGAAAAGAAGATTGAATGGAACTCAAG GGTAGTGTCTACGTGTCATTCTTTGGTGGTTGGGGTTATTGGCTTGTACATATTCTTGTTTGATGAGGCTACTATTGCTGATCCACTTTG ggGTGATCCATCTCTTGTGAAAGTGAATATTGCTATTGCTTCAGGCTACCTCATTTCTG ATTTGTTGATTCTCATTTGGTATTGGAAAGTGATTGGTGACAAGTATTTTATAATTCACCATTGTACAGCGCTGTATGCATACTACTTTGTACTG AGGGATGGAGTGCTGGGATACATTGGGAATTTTCGCCTGCTTGCAGAACTTTCCAGCCCTTTTGTGAATCAGCG gtGGTTCTTTGAGGCTCTGAAGTATCCTAAATTTTCCAAGGCTAATGTCATCAATGGAATACTCATGACTGTGGTGTTCTTCATAGTGCGGATTGCCTCAATACCTCCTTTTTATGGCTACATTTACTCTGTGTTAGGAACAGAAGCCTACCTGAGGCTCGGATTTTTAATTCAGTGTTCCTGGATCTCTACTTGTGTTGTTTTGGATGTAATGAATGTCATGTGGATGATCAAAATTTCAAAGGGGTGCATCAAAGTCATCTCTCTCATCAGACAAGAGAAAGCCAAAAAGAGTCTTCAGAATGGAAAACTTGACTAA